A single Perca flavescens isolate YP-PL-M2 chromosome 2, PFLA_1.0, whole genome shotgun sequence DNA region contains:
- the LOC114562050 gene encoding carbonic anhydrase 4, which yields MNWIVAAVAMCVFVPSAHCQSSPLAWCYHEPNCNDTTWPTIAAAHCNGSRQSPINIVSASAQIDSNLTAFTFHNYSSKSTMTTIKNTGNTVKVYLGYGVRISGGGLSEDYESLQFHLHWGNGTSVPGSEHTVDGKRYPMELHIVSSKASYNRNTTQALEDSTGFAALGFLIEEMSGNATGQPASWQTLSSYLTNISNSGKNVTVAPGISLDDLLTGVDRTKYYRYLGSLTTPRCNEAVVWTVFKDTIKVSKDVIDLFGKTVRLSNSTSPFMLNVYRDIQSVQRVTTQAASSTSKARYSLALVALSLVLGRS from the exons ATGAACTGGATTGTAGCTGCGGTTgctatgtgtgtctttgtgcccAGCGCCCACTGTCAGTCCAGTCCACTCG CCTGGTGTTATCATGAGCCAAACTGCA ATGACACGACTTGGCCAACCATTGCTGCTGCACATTGCAATGGCAGCCGGCAGTCGCCAATTAACATTGTCTCAGCATCTGCCCAAATTGACTCCAATCTGACTGCATTCACCTTTCATAACTACAGCAGCAAATCCACCATGACAACGATCAAAAACACTGGCAACACAG TCAAAGTCTACCTCGGATACGGTGTGAGGATTTCAGGAGGAGGTCTGTCCGAGGACTATGAAAGCCTGCAGTTCCACTTGCACTGGGGTAATGGCACCTCTGTCCCCGGCTCCGAGCACACCGTGGATGGCAAGCGCTATCCCATGGAG TTACACATTGTAAGCAGCAAGGCATCCTATAATCGGAACACAACTCAGGCTCTTGAAGACTCTACAGGATTTGCTGCTCTCGGTTTCTTGATTGAG GAAATGTCGGGTAATGCAACTGGCCAACCTGCAAGCTGGCAAACCTTGAGCTCCTACCTGACAAACATCTCAAACAGCG GCAAAAATGTTACAGTGGCACCTGGAATTTCACTGGATGATCTCCTGACCGGGGTGGATCGCACCAAGTATTACCGCTACCTTGGCTCCTTGACCACCCCCCGTTGCAACGAGGCTGTGGTTTGGACTGTGTTTAAGGACACAATAAAAGTCAGCAAAGACGTG ATTGACCTCTTCGGCAAAACGGTACGCCTCTCAAACAGCACATCACCTTTTATGCTCAATGTCTACAGAGACATCCAGTCAGTGCAACGTGTCACAACACAGGCTGCCAGCTCGACCTCCAAAGCCCGCTACTCTCTGGCTCTGGTGGCTCTGAGCCTGGTTCTTGGGAGGAGTTAG